Proteins encoded in a region of the Mucilaginibacter sabulilitoris genome:
- a CDS encoding non-ribosomal peptide synthetase: MDATVNTAAISTLNNTQADYPKDKALHHFVSQRAHETPDQVALKFHERVFSYRSLNDAANKLAQYLIEQGLEKGDVAGLALDRSPEMVISLLAIMKAGAAYVPLDPEYPKDRIEFMLEDSSAKILITSKKYHDHFIANSKEVLIEDALDKFPIYSAQEPEVGVTGQDLAYILYTSGSTGKPKGVQIRHHNLINFLLSVQREPGITPADKLLAVTTISFDIAGLDLYLPLISGAQLLLADSATAKDGRALVDLVKAEQVTILQATPYTWRMMLVSGWDEKLPLKVFCGGEALPKDLVAQLLPKCGEIWNLYGPTETTIYSTVKQVTSEEDITIGKPVNNTQIYILDEALKNYTDGTIGEIYIGGDGVAVGYLNRAELSSERFVDDIFSGIPGSKMYRTGDLGKIREDGEIVCLGRIDHQVKVRGYRIELEEIEQNLLKEDNIKQAVVIAREDTPGNPRLVAYVVVHEQKNDGDLRAQFDTWQHGLLAVLPEYMVPDDFVIMDTIPITPNGKIDRKALPKPDYSHIQRSGEFVAPRTTTEKLVADIWQELMGLQNISIFDNFFELGGRSLVAVQIMARLEKETGKRLPLATLFEHSTVEKLAARLEMDPASITWESLVPIKPSGSKMPLYIVHGAGLNVLLFNALAMNMDADQPVYGLQAKGLNGIDEPLDVMEEIAANYIAEIVAKNPDGPYALAGYSLGGIIAYEMAKQLMAAGKEVKMLAMFDTYAEQSTVNNPVLRKAFDSTTLVLKQIGYSLVLLADDPKRTIEYKSLILKRKIIKLFWKLSPSKEEKKEGFFAYDNEIDEASEKALRNYILTPLPIAIELFRAKKRTFYMADFKFLGWLPFAKKGVNVYEIPGEHNTIFAPPNDKEFAVVLQGCLDKVSKL; this comes from the coding sequence ATGGATGCTACAGTAAATACCGCCGCTATAAGCACATTAAACAATACCCAGGCCGATTATCCGAAGGATAAAGCACTGCACCACTTTGTCAGCCAAAGAGCACATGAAACGCCCGACCAGGTAGCTTTAAAATTTCATGAACGCGTTTTCAGCTACAGAAGTTTAAATGATGCTGCCAATAAGCTCGCTCAATATTTAATTGAACAGGGTTTGGAAAAAGGTGATGTTGCCGGTCTGGCGCTTGACCGTTCGCCGGAAATGGTTATATCCCTGCTGGCAATTATGAAAGCCGGCGCGGCCTATGTACCGCTCGATCCCGAGTATCCGAAAGACAGGATTGAATTTATGCTCGAAGATTCATCGGCCAAAATATTAATTACTTCAAAAAAGTACCACGATCACTTTATAGCCAACTCAAAAGAAGTTTTAATTGAAGATGCGCTTGATAAGTTTCCTATTTATTCGGCACAGGAACCCGAGGTTGGTGTAACAGGTCAGGATCTGGCCTATATACTCTATACTTCAGGCTCAACAGGTAAACCAAAAGGTGTGCAGATTCGTCATCATAACCTCATCAACTTTTTATTAAGCGTACAGCGCGAACCAGGCATTACCCCTGCCGATAAGCTTTTGGCTGTTACTACCATTTCATTTGATATTGCCGGTCTTGATCTTTACCTGCCACTCATTAGCGGAGCACAGTTACTTTTAGCCGATTCTGCTACCGCGAAAGACGGACGTGCACTGGTTGATCTGGTAAAGGCTGAACAGGTTACCATATTACAGGCAACCCCCTATACCTGGCGCATGATGCTGGTATCGGGTTGGGATGAAAAACTGCCTTTAAAAGTATTTTGCGGCGGTGAGGCCTTACCAAAGGACCTTGTGGCACAACTGCTCCCAAAATGTGGAGAGATCTGGAACCTTTATGGCCCCACCGAAACTACGATATATTCTACTGTTAAACAGGTAACCAGTGAGGAAGATATTACCATCGGCAAACCGGTTAACAATACCCAGATATATATTTTAGACGAAGCCCTGAAAAATTATACCGATGGTACTATTGGCGAAATATACATAGGTGGCGATGGCGTTGCTGTTGGGTATTTAAACAGGGCCGAATTATCGTCAGAACGCTTTGTTGATGATATATTTTCAGGCATCCCCGGCAGTAAAATGTACCGCACAGGCGATTTGGGTAAGATAAGAGAAGATGGAGAAATAGTTTGCCTAGGCCGTATCGACCACCAGGTAAAAGTACGTGGTTACCGTATTGAACTGGAAGAAATTGAACAAAATCTTTTAAAAGAAGATAACATAAAACAAGCCGTAGTTATTGCAAGGGAGGATACCCCGGGCAATCCAAGACTGGTGGCTTACGTAGTTGTACACGAGCAAAAAAACGACGGAGATCTGCGGGCCCAGTTTGACACCTGGCAGCATGGCCTGCTTGCTGTATTGCCTGAATATATGGTGCCTGACGATTTTGTGATCATGGATACCATCCCCATCACCCCTAACGGGAAAATTGATCGCAAGGCCCTCCCAAAACCTGATTACAGTCACATACAACGCAGTGGTGAATTTGTAGCACCACGTACCACCACCGAAAAACTGGTTGCCGACATTTGGCAGGAACTAATGGGTTTACAGAATATCAGCATATTCGATAACTTTTTTGAGCTGGGCGGCCGTTCATTGGTTGCAGTGCAAATTATGGCCCGTCTTGAAAAAGAAACAGGCAAACGATTACCTTTAGCCACCCTGTTTGAACACTCGACAGTAGAAAAACTGGCGGCAAGACTCGAAATGGATCCAGCTTCCATAACCTGGGAGTCATTGGTGCCTATTAAACCCAGCGGCAGCAAAATGCCATTATACATTGTACATGGTGCCGGTTTAAATGTACTGTTATTTAATGCCCTTGCCATGAACATGGATGCAGACCAGCCCGTTTATGGATTGCAGGCTAAAGGGCTTAATGGTATTGATGAGCCTTTGGATGTAATGGAAGAAATTGCCGCAAATTACATAGCCGAAATTGTGGCCAAGAACCCTGATGGCCCTTATGCCCTTGCGGGATATTCTTTAGGTGGTATTATTGCTTACGAAATGGCCAAACAGTTAATGGCTGCCGGCAAAGAGGTTAAAATGCTGGCTATGTTTGATACTTATGCCGAACAATCAACCGTAAATAATCCGGTCCTCAGGAAAGCTTTTGATAGTACCACTTTAGTTTTAAAACAGATAGGCTACAGCCTGGTATTGCTTGCCGACGATCCTAAACGTACTATTGAATATAAGAGCCTGATCTTAAAACGGAAGATCATCAAATTGTTCTGGAAACTTTCACCAAGCAAGGAAGAGAAAAAGGAAGGCTTTTTTGCTTATGATAATGAAATTGACGAGGCCAGCGAAAAAGCTTTGCGCAATTACATACTAACACCCCTGCCAATAGCTATTGAACTGTTCAGGGCTAAAAAACGCACCTTTTACATGGCCGATTTTAAATTCCTGGGATGGTTGCCGTTTGCCAAAAAAGGGGTTAATGTTTACGAGATTCCGGGCGAACATAACACCATATTTGCACCACCAAATGATAAAGAGTTTGCAGTTGTGCTGCAGGGCTGCCTTGATAAAGTATCAAAATTGTAA
- a CDS encoding glycosyltransferase, producing MDIVRLIATIVMDVIFIYLGIYCIYLFIFSLAGKLIPIKQPPVASSLSRFVIYICAYKEDEILLNSAASALTIDYPKELFHICIIADSLKPETIEKLKQMPLQVLEVFFENSTKSKALNKAIENTAEGFDAAIVFDIDNIAAPDYLYQINNYLKAGEKVIQGHRVALNTNTSVAVLDAISEEVNNHIFRKSQRVFNLSAAIIGSGMALEYNLFKETMSKIDAVGGFDKEMGLILTRKKISVAYAEKAFIYDEKVSNPEVFKKQRKRWLSAQFNLLRKYGSSGFGELFMHGNFDYFNEIYQMSILPRVLMLGLMPFMLLISFLLPGIGPHWHLWLIATICCYVGIVVAIPGEFFNGKLLSAALKLPLIFFTMLLLLFKLKGANKKFIHTPHDHTAA from the coding sequence ATGGATATCGTAAGATTAATAGCAACAATTGTGATGGATGTAATTTTTATATATCTGGGTATATATTGCATCTATCTATTTATTTTCTCACTCGCGGGGAAATTAATTCCCATTAAGCAACCTCCTGTTGCTTCTTCGTTAAGTCGTTTTGTAATTTATATATGTGCATACAAGGAAGATGAGATTTTATTAAACTCTGCCGCAAGCGCCTTAACTATTGATTATCCAAAAGAGCTGTTCCACATTTGCATTATTGCCGACTCACTTAAACCCGAAACCATCGAAAAATTAAAGCAGATGCCTTTGCAGGTTTTGGAAGTTTTTTTTGAGAACAGCACCAAATCAAAAGCTTTGAATAAAGCCATTGAAAACACTGCCGAAGGCTTTGATGCAGCCATAGTTTTTGATATTGATAACATAGCCGCTCCCGATTATTTATATCAAATAAATAATTATTTAAAAGCCGGCGAAAAAGTGATACAGGGCCATCGGGTTGCTTTAAACACCAACACTTCAGTAGCGGTGCTTGATGCCATCAGTGAAGAAGTTAACAATCACATTTTCAGGAAGTCACAACGGGTATTTAATCTTTCTGCAGCCATAATAGGTTCGGGTATGGCGTTAGAATACAATTTGTTTAAAGAAACCATGTCGAAAATTGACGCGGTTGGCGGCTTTGATAAAGAGATGGGATTGATCCTCACCCGGAAAAAAATCAGTGTTGCCTATGCCGAAAAAGCATTCATTTATGATGAAAAAGTAAGCAACCCGGAGGTATTCAAAAAGCAACGCAAAAGATGGCTTTCGGCACAATTCAACCTGCTGCGCAAGTACGGAAGCAGTGGATTTGGCGAGCTCTTTATGCACGGTAATTTTGATTATTTCAATGAGATATATCAAATGTCCATACTGCCGCGCGTGCTCATGCTCGGGCTTATGCCTTTTATGCTGCTCATCTCGTTTTTACTACCCGGCATTGGCCCTCACTGGCATCTTTGGCTTATAGCTACCATCTGCTGTTACGTTGGTATTGTTGTTGCTATACCGGGAGAGTTCTTTAACGGAAAATTACTTAGCGCTGCACTTAAACTGCCGCTTATATTTTTTACTATGCTGTTATTGTTATTTAAACTAAAAGGTGCAAATAAAAAATTCATACATACGCCACACGATCATACTGCTGCGTAA
- a CDS encoding glycosyltransferase has protein sequence MELKNKHIIIFSQMQFDGRLESTNYTMAKHLAKDNQVYYVDRPFTWKDYIKFKDTPEYRVRKPHFFSPGNSCIQTEIPNLKIIISPPVPSINMLPEGPLYRAAVKFNEKIVVKRLKKVIKSLNIQDYIYINSYNYTYPNFHRLIKPVLTVYHCVDPLVEEYQIKHGLISEDIVVKSVDLVICTSKQLRDSKKKLNSNTFFIPNAANIAHSQKALDPMLPVADVLSDIKKPVIGYFGNIERRIDYDLLIKVLQQNPDKNFAFIGPIDIDYVEHVAFKEPNIFLKGAVPYNQMPSVLKGFDVAIIPFKKDEVSNAIFPLKLFEYLGSGRPVVSTDFNTDLNDFTGDTVTYCANATEFTAAINKSLNDSPTLQQKRLSVAAENTWEHRIKEIKNLLALNLESKLNN, from the coding sequence ATGGAGCTTAAAAACAAGCATATCATTATATTTTCTCAAATGCAGTTTGACGGCCGCCTGGAGTCGACCAACTACACCATGGCCAAACATCTGGCTAAGGATAACCAAGTGTATTATGTAGACAGGCCATTTACCTGGAAGGACTATATCAAATTTAAAGATACACCAGAATACAGGGTACGTAAACCGCATTTTTTTTCACCGGGCAATAGCTGTATACAAACGGAGATACCTAATCTTAAAATCATTATTTCGCCGCCGGTACCTTCTATCAACATGTTACCCGAAGGGCCTTTATACCGTGCCGCCGTAAAATTCAATGAAAAGATTGTTGTTAAGAGGTTAAAAAAGGTAATCAAAAGCCTAAACATACAGGATTACATCTATATCAATTCCTACAATTACACCTACCCCAACTTTCACCGGCTGATAAAACCTGTATTAACAGTTTATCACTGCGTTGATCCGCTGGTTGAGGAATACCAGATCAAACATGGTTTAATCTCTGAGGATATTGTGGTAAAAAGCGTTGACCTGGTAATTTGTACCAGCAAACAATTACGGGATAGTAAGAAAAAACTTAACAGTAATACATTCTTCATTCCAAACGCGGCAAACATAGCCCATAGCCAAAAGGCCCTGGACCCTATGCTACCTGTAGCCGATGTTTTATCGGACATCAAAAAGCCCGTTATTGGATACTTCGGAAACATTGAACGCCGGATAGATTACGATTTGCTGATAAAAGTATTACAGCAAAACCCTGATAAAAATTTCGCTTTTATAGGCCCAATTGATATTGATTATGTAGAGCACGTTGCGTTTAAAGAGCCCAATATATTTTTAAAGGGCGCTGTACCATACAATCAAATGCCGTCAGTATTAAAAGGCTTTGATGTAGCCATTATCCCGTTTAAAAAAGATGAGGTAAGCAACGCAATATTTCCTTTAAAATTATTTGAATATCTCGGGTCGGGCAGGCCGGTGGTATCAACCGATTTTAATACAGATTTGAATGATTTTACCGGCGATACCGTAACGTATTGCGCCAACGCCACTGAGTTTACCGCTGCAATTAACAAATCATTAAACGACTCGCCAACTCTGCAACAAAAGAGGCTTTCGGTAGCTGCCGAAAACACCTGGGAACACCGCATTAAAGAAATAAAAAACTTACTGGCATTAAATTTAGAAAGTAAACTAAATAATTGA
- a CDS encoding oligosaccharide flippase family protein — MGFLKKVINKHTLSLASNAIMPVLGMAILSLMARYLAKSDFGDYIFFLVVFTLADTFRTGFLQTSLIKYYAGTSAQRANNIAGSAWYLGFIIVACFGVGNLLLYLFYFGTNPNMVIIIKWFSVIFISTLPTAIAGWILQAEERFDKLFMVQLINQGGFFILIMLLIIFHRVNFQNTIYCYLLNNVISSIITSSVGWAKVKTISSKSWASVKELAHFGKYSVGTSISSYLLRSSDTFIIKMMFPSELLAVYYIPQRLMEIFEIPLRAFIATALPVMSAAVHREDKKYVSYIMKKYSGMLTMALIPVAIVSFILADIIIGLLFGGQYKHSDAGNIFRIFMCFVMLLPIDRFFGITLDIINKPHLNMIKVFIMLAVNVTGDFAGIFIFHSLYGVAIASIFTFFSGAIFGYWALKKHLQFKMGDIFKLGYIELMELIGMLYQKIRKKELERNEHGA, encoded by the coding sequence ATGGGGTTTCTTAAAAAAGTCATTAATAAACATACTCTTTCCTTAGCAAGTAACGCCATTATGCCGGTATTAGGCATGGCTATACTGTCGTTAATGGCACGTTATCTCGCTAAATCCGACTTTGGCGATTATATTTTTTTCCTTGTTGTATTTACACTGGCCGATACCTTCAGGACCGGGTTTCTGCAAACATCGCTCATTAAATACTATGCAGGCACAAGTGCCCAACGCGCTAACAATATTGCGGGTTCTGCCTGGTATCTTGGGTTTATCATAGTAGCCTGCTTCGGGGTGGGGAATTTATTATTGTATCTCTTCTACTTCGGAACCAATCCCAATATGGTTATTATCATAAAGTGGTTCAGTGTAATTTTTATCAGCACCCTCCCTACTGCCATAGCAGGCTGGATTTTACAGGCTGAAGAACGTTTTGACAAATTGTTCATGGTACAGCTTATTAACCAGGGCGGGTTCTTTATATTAATAATGCTGCTTATTATTTTCCACCGCGTAAATTTCCAAAATACCATTTACTGTTATCTTTTAAATAATGTTATCAGCAGCATTATTACATCATCGGTGGGCTGGGCCAAAGTAAAAACCATTAGCAGCAAAAGCTGGGCATCGGTTAAAGAGCTTGCGCATTTTGGTAAATACAGCGTAGGTACCTCTATAAGCTCATACTTATTACGCAGCTCTGATACGTTCATTATCAAAATGATGTTCCCCTCGGAACTGCTGGCCGTTTACTACATCCCTCAAAGGTTAATGGAGATATTTGAAATACCGTTGAGGGCCTTTATAGCGACAGCGTTACCGGTGATGTCGGCAGCTGTGCATCGCGAAGACAAAAAATATGTATCCTATATCATGAAAAAATACTCGGGTATGCTTACTATGGCATTAATACCAGTGGCCATAGTATCATTTATCCTTGCAGATATAATTATTGGCCTGCTTTTCGGTGGGCAGTACAAGCACTCTGATGCCGGAAATATCTTCCGCATATTCATGTGCTTTGTAATGCTGCTACCTATCGACAGGTTTTTTGGAATAACCCTCGACATCATCAACAAGCCGCACCTTAATATGATTAAGGTTTTTATTATGCTGGCCGTAAATGTAACCGGCGATTTTGCAGGGATATTTATCTTCCACAGCTTATACGGCGTGGCTATAGCATCGATCTTCACTTTTTTTTCAGGAGCGATATTTGGTTACTGGGCGCTCAAAAAACATTTACAATTTAAAATGGGCGATATATTCAAATTAGGTTATATCGAATTGATGGAACTGATAGGCATGCTCTATCAAAAGATCAGGAAAAAAGAACTGGAGCGAAATGAACATGGAGCTTAA
- a CDS encoding acyltransferase: protein MAFVSTIKSNPRLKSFVHWLLVRSGEAKPRLWTRWFINPFFHQRGKKSVVRFKARMDVFPFNKFSLGNNSIIEDLATINNGVGDVMIGNNCGIGIGNVIIGPVTLGNYVMLAQNIVLSGLNHAYEDISTPPRMQKVTTKQITIADNVWIGANSVVTAGVTIGKHSIIGAGSVVTKSIPDYAVAVGNPARVIKRYNFTTNSWEKA, encoded by the coding sequence ATGGCATTTGTATCAACCATAAAATCAAACCCCAGGCTAAAAAGCTTTGTACACTGGTTACTGGTACGAAGCGGCGAAGCTAAACCAAGGTTATGGACCCGCTGGTTTATTAATCCGTTTTTTCATCAGCGTGGCAAAAAGTCGGTTGTTCGCTTTAAGGCACGCATGGACGTATTTCCCTTTAATAAATTTTCATTAGGCAATAACAGCATCATTGAAGATTTAGCTACCATAAACAACGGTGTTGGTGACGTTATGATAGGTAATAATTGCGGCATTGGCATCGGTAATGTGATCATTGGCCCCGTAACTTTAGGAAATTATGTAATGCTGGCGCAGAATATTGTTTTATCCGGTCTTAACCATGCATATGAAGATATTAGTACACCTCCTCGGATGCAAAAAGTAACTACAAAACAAATCACCATTGCTGATAATGTTTGGATAGGCGCTAATAGCGTGGTTACCGCTGGTGTTACTATTGGTAAACATTCCATCATTGGCGCAGGCAGTGTGGTTACAAAAAGCATTCCTGATTATGCTGTAGCGGTTGGTAACCCGGCCAGGGTTATCAAGAGGTACAATTTCACAACAAATAGCTGGGAAAAAGCGTAA
- a CDS encoding O-antigen ligase family protein, whose amino-acid sequence MQNDQTGNSRIKMSFWDKLIDQKFSNPWVPFCLLVFSFFSSFVVYKLGIIGAVGILALIVGLPVVLATVMYPKFGITVLILASFFINYVSEFLPDEVPIGTLLDAITYLLILGFFIKQRKEQDWTYFKNPISYVIILWLAYNLFEVLNPVAPSMLAWVYTVRTVGFIMLMYFVFVFHIRSVSFIKFLFKLWLALATVAAISAFQQENFGFFGFEKRYLFADPLRVSLLFIEGHMRKFAIFSDPVTFSYNMVMASLLCISLIMTNLSLRKKIILGCLAAFYLFVMLYSGTRAAYVLAPAALLMMAVLNFNKKVLIFALIAGFMLVALIVVPTSNPLIKRFQSAFRPSNDPSYNVRAENQKRIKPYILAHPIGGGLGSVGIWGRRFAPNSMLAKFPPDSGYVRVAVEMGWVGLILFCTLIFTVLYNGINFFYTIKNPELKIYCMAMILIIFALNVGNFPQQALIQYPSNILFYLAIAILVVCKRLDNEEQQKVHTQIPKQERIKLKWN is encoded by the coding sequence ATGCAGAATGATCAAACCGGTAATAGTAGAATCAAGATGAGTTTTTGGGACAAATTAATTGATCAAAAGTTCTCCAATCCGTGGGTACCTTTTTGTTTGCTGGTATTCTCGTTTTTCTCAAGTTTTGTTGTTTATAAACTCGGTATCATTGGCGCCGTAGGCATTTTAGCATTGATTGTTGGTTTACCGGTGGTGCTGGCAACCGTGATGTATCCGAAATTTGGGATAACAGTATTGATCCTGGCTTCCTTCTTTATTAATTATGTGTCGGAGTTTTTACCCGATGAAGTACCTATAGGTACATTGCTTGATGCTATTACCTATCTGCTCATATTAGGTTTTTTTATTAAACAAAGGAAGGAGCAGGACTGGACCTATTTTAAAAATCCCATAAGTTATGTTATCATTTTATGGCTGGCATATAATTTATTCGAGGTACTTAATCCGGTCGCGCCATCAATGCTGGCCTGGGTGTACACGGTGCGTACTGTAGGCTTTATCATGCTGATGTACTTTGTTTTTGTTTTTCATATCAGGTCGGTAAGCTTTATTAAATTCCTGTTTAAGCTTTGGCTCGCGCTGGCAACCGTTGCCGCCATATCTGCCTTTCAGCAGGAAAATTTTGGTTTTTTTGGCTTTGAAAAAAGATATCTGTTTGCAGATCCTTTGCGCGTAAGCCTGCTTTTTATAGAGGGGCACATGCGCAAGTTTGCTATATTCTCAGATCCGGTTACGTTTTCTTACAACATGGTAATGGCAAGCTTGCTGTGCATTTCATTGATCATGACTAATTTAAGTTTACGCAAAAAGATCATCCTGGGCTGTTTGGCCGCCTTCTATTTATTTGTAATGCTTTACTCGGGTACCAGGGCTGCATATGTGCTGGCACCGGCTGCTTTATTGATGATGGCTGTTTTAAATTTCAATAAAAAGGTGCTGATATTTGCTTTAATCGCGGGCTTCATGCTGGTAGCTTTGATCGTTGTCCCTACCTCCAATCCACTTATTAAAAGGTTTCAATCAGCTTTCAGGCCGTCTAACGATCCATCATATAATGTAAGGGCCGAAAATCAGAAGCGTATAAAACCCTACATTCTGGCACATCCAATTGGAGGTGGTCTGGGGTCAGTTGGTATTTGGGGGCGACGGTTCGCCCCAAACTCCATGCTTGCCAAATTCCCGCCAGATAGTGGTTATGTACGTGTGGCAGTTGAAATGGGCTGGGTGGGTTTAATACTGTTTTGCACCCTGATTTTTACTGTGCTTTATAACGGCATTAATTTCTTTTACACCATCAAAAACCCTGAGCTAAAAATTTACTGCATGGCCATGATACTTATCATATTTGCGCTCAATGTGGGCAATTTTCCGCAACAGGCCCTTATACAATACCCGTCGAACATTTTGTTTTACCTGGCCATTGCCATTTTAGTTGTATGTAAAAGACTTGATAATGAAGAACAGCAAAAAGTACATACCCAAATACCCAAACAAGAACGTATTAAATTAAAATGGAACTAA
- a CDS encoding exopolysaccharide transport family protein, translating into MEIANFFKLLRKHRNILIIIPLLTVIGSFFLVKNLSNSYISHAQIATGIVDASRHVIDKEENANAQEQQVYREFSNLIAVMKLKKLINQVSYQLIIHDLSNNAPFRKYSKELTEMRPYERDHALAVFKNKFQRLEPLSLYDKNEDKLNDILISMKYDERSILKSLNIERDEDSDFISVSFESENPQLSAFIVNVLCKQFIDYYTQSVRQNETTAVNFLSKLLEEKRKALSEKTEELQKYKIQNGVLSLDEQSKAIFDQIMVYNDKKLQAEKDIISYDGAINSINGKFEPKDRKYVESAVAKYNQAITSTQDQLHVLEDRYVRSGFNPRYKATIDSVQNELTSQLNLSSDKYLTNPLVAKDDLVHQKLTLEISRDLAKYSVKSIDKELASLNGKFTRLVPFDATVKTYDFDIDIAGKEYLDVLNRYNETNLKSNFSINLRQVEMATPDIAQPSKKILLIALSAVLSVVACLLVMFILFYLDKSIKEPSELVNKTQLPLLGYLNRINGANLDLKKLWDVEHRDKMKQFKELLRSIRFEIDQELRGEKVVAITSIDEMEGKTLLAISLAYSYSMINKKVLLIDGNFDNPTISKTVLPNIYVEDFFKNNPLNTAEVNNGNTTVLGNHGSDVTPFEIGDEAFIKGRFNELKSKYDIIIIDTPPLTSLNKSKEWLLFANKTLAVFESGKKLTNSQKPYITYLRGLENKFAGWVLNNADFNQKENNRS; encoded by the coding sequence ATGGAGATAGCCAACTTTTTTAAGCTTTTACGTAAACATAGAAATATACTTATAATCATTCCGTTGTTAACGGTTATTGGTTCATTTTTTCTTGTCAAAAACCTGTCTAACAGTTATATATCCCATGCTCAAATAGCCACCGGTATTGTTGATGCCTCAAGGCATGTAATTGATAAAGAAGAAAATGCCAACGCACAGGAACAACAGGTTTATCGTGAGTTTAGCAACCTTATAGCCGTCATGAAGCTCAAGAAACTCATAAATCAGGTTTCTTATCAGCTTATTATCCATGATCTGAGCAATAATGCGCCATTCCGTAAATATAGCAAAGAGCTAACCGAGATGCGCCCATACGAGCGTGATCATGCACTGGCTGTGTTCAAAAACAAGTTTCAACGCCTTGAGCCATTATCGCTTTATGATAAAAATGAGGACAAACTGAACGATATACTCATCTCCATGAAGTATGATGAGCGCTCCATACTAAAGAGCCTTAATATTGAACGCGATGAGGACAGCGATTTTATAAGTGTAAGCTTCGAGTCTGAAAATCCACAACTATCGGCTTTTATAGTAAACGTATTGTGCAAGCAGTTTATCGACTATTATACCCAGAGCGTAAGACAGAATGAAACAACAGCAGTAAATTTTCTATCAAAATTACTGGAAGAAAAAAGAAAGGCTTTAAGCGAAAAAACCGAGGAACTGCAAAAATATAAGATACAGAACGGTGTGCTAAGCCTTGATGAACAGTCAAAAGCTATTTTTGACCAGATCATGGTTTACAATGATAAAAAACTGCAGGCCGAAAAAGATATCATCTCTTATGACGGTGCTATTAATTCTATCAACGGCAAATTTGAGCCGAAAGATAGAAAGTACGTTGAATCTGCGGTAGCTAAGTACAACCAGGCCATAACTTCTACACAAGATCAGCTTCATGTGCTCGAAGACCGTTATGTGCGCAGTGGTTTTAATCCAAGATATAAAGCAACAATAGATTCTGTTCAAAACGAGCTTACCTCACAGCTAAATCTATCATCTGATAAATACCTTACCAATCCGCTTGTTGCCAAAGATGACCTTGTACACCAAAAATTAACGCTTGAAATATCAAGAGACCTGGCCAAATACAGCGTAAAATCAATTGATAAGGAGCTGGCCAGTTTAAATGGCAAGTTCACGCGCCTGGTACCCTTTGATGCTACAGTAAAAACTTATGATTTTGATATAGATATAGCAGGCAAAGAATATCTTGACGTGCTAAACAGATATAACGAAACCAATCTTAAATCGAACTTTTCCATCAATTTAAGGCAGGTAGAAATGGCTACCCCTGATATTGCTCAGCCATCAAAGAAAATATTGCTTATAGCGTTAAGCGCGGTGCTAAGCGTAGTAGCGTGTTTGTTAGTGATGTTTATCCTGTTTTATTTGGATAAGAGTATTAAAGAACCTTCGGAACTTGTTAATAAAACCCAATTGCCTTTACTGGGATACTTAAACCGTATTAATGGTGCAAATCTTGATCTGAAAAAATTGTGGGACGTAGAGCACAGGGATAAAATGAAGCAGTTTAAGGAGCTGCTCAGGTCTATCAGGTTTGAGATAGATCAGGAACTGCGTGGCGAGAAAGTTGTAGCGATCACCAGTATTGATGAAATGGAGGGTAAAACCCTGCTTGCTATAAGCCTGGCTTACTCTTACTCCATGATCAATAAGAAAGTGTTATTGATTGATGGCAATTTTGATAACCCAACTATTAGTAAAACGGTATTGCCGAATATATATGTTGAAGATTTTTTCAAAAATAACCCGCTGAATACTGCTGAAGTAAATAATGGCAACACTACAGTGTTAGGCAATCATGGTAGTGATGTTACTCCGTTTGAAATTGGCGACGAGGCATTTATTAAAGGACGTTTTAATGAGTTAAAATCAAAATATGATATCATTATTATTGATACTCCCCCACTGACTTCCTTAAATAAATCAAAAGAATGGTTACTGTTTGCCAACAAAACTTTAGCAGTTTTTGAGTCGGGTAAAAAGCTTACAAATTCACAAAAGCCTTACATAACTTATTTACGCGGTCTCGAAAATAAATTTGCCGGCTGGGTATTGAACAACGCCGATTTTAATCAGAAAGAAAACAACAGATCATAA